One Marinihelvus fidelis genomic region harbors:
- the pilB gene encoding type IV-A pilus assembly ATPase PilB, giving the protein MNSELKVSSQLRGFARRLVAEGLMEEQEALSACDGASKNGTTVLAWLSQQQSLDPSTLAQAASVEYGVPLLDVSSLDLGQTPTSLVSESLILKHKALPLYLRGNSIFVALSDPTDHTIIDEISFSSGFHVEPILVAADQLDKAIERALAVAEEEFDDFDSEEGFEDLGFQIDEDTDEIDLENAIDETPVVRFINKVLLDAIRKGASDIHFEPYESKYRIRYRLDGVLKSIASPPVQMARRLTARLKVMAGLDIAEKRVPQDGRIKLNITRTRSIDFRVSTCPTLFGEKVVLRILDSASTNLGIEGLGFEPTQHDIYLESVKKPYGMILVTGPTGSGKTVTLYTALNLLNDEGRNISTVEDPVEIRVHGINQVQQNAKQGMTFARALRSFLRQDPDVIMVGEIRDLETAEIGIKAAQTGHLVLSTLHTNDAPQSITRLMNMGVPSYNITSAVNLVIAQRLIRTLHKCKQRDELPEEAMIRAGFDSENLDEVNLYKPVGCSECNEGYRGRSGVFQVMPLSEEIQQIVLEEGSALKIAKEAAKEGVLDLRQAALLKVARGVTDLIEINRVTKD; this is encoded by the coding sequence ATGAATTCGGAACTCAAGGTGTCCAGCCAGTTACGTGGTTTTGCCAGACGTCTGGTCGCAGAAGGCCTGATGGAAGAGCAGGAGGCGCTCTCAGCTTGCGATGGCGCAAGCAAGAATGGCACAACCGTTTTAGCTTGGCTAAGCCAACAACAAAGTTTAGACCCCAGTACGCTGGCCCAGGCGGCTTCAGTTGAGTATGGCGTGCCACTACTTGATGTCTCTTCACTAGATCTTGGTCAAACACCTACCAGCCTGGTCAGTGAAAGCCTGATACTCAAACACAAAGCATTGCCACTTTATCTACGTGGGAATTCAATATTCGTTGCTCTGTCCGACCCGACCGATCACACGATCATCGATGAGATTTCTTTTAGTTCCGGCTTTCACGTAGAGCCGATATTGGTCGCGGCAGACCAGTTAGACAAAGCTATCGAACGTGCTCTTGCAGTCGCGGAAGAGGAATTTGACGATTTCGACTCCGAAGAAGGTTTTGAGGACCTCGGATTTCAGATCGACGAGGACACCGATGAAATTGATCTAGAAAATGCGATTGACGAAACCCCTGTCGTTCGATTCATCAACAAGGTCCTTCTTGATGCTATTCGAAAGGGCGCATCGGATATTCATTTCGAACCTTACGAGTCTAAGTACCGTATTCGGTACAGGCTTGATGGCGTTCTGAAGTCCATAGCCAGCCCACCGGTCCAAATGGCCCGTCGATTGACGGCAAGACTTAAGGTCATGGCCGGCCTGGATATCGCGGAAAAGCGAGTTCCCCAAGATGGCCGAATCAAGCTTAATATTACTCGGACACGGAGTATCGATTTTCGCGTTAGCACTTGCCCAACCTTGTTCGGCGAGAAAGTCGTTCTGCGAATTCTAGACTCAGCTTCAACAAACTTGGGCATCGAAGGGCTCGGGTTTGAGCCCACCCAGCATGATATTTACCTGGAGTCCGTCAAGAAGCCCTACGGGATGATCTTGGTGACCGGGCCCACGGGCTCAGGTAAGACCGTAACGCTTTATACGGCCCTGAACCTCCTGAACGATGAGGGGAGGAATATTTCGACGGTTGAAGACCCCGTTGAAATTCGTGTGCATGGGATTAACCAGGTTCAACAGAATGCCAAACAGGGCATGACATTTGCCCGGGCGCTGCGCTCATTTCTCCGCCAAGACCCAGATGTCATCATGGTGGGTGAGATTCGTGACCTCGAGACGGCAGAAATCGGTATCAAAGCAGCCCAAACCGGTCACTTAGTATTGTCCACACTTCACACGAATGACGCTCCGCAGTCGATTACGCGATTGATGAACATGGGTGTACCCAGTTACAACATCACCTCGGCAGTCAATCTTGTTATTGCCCAAAGACTCATCAGGACCCTGCACAAATGTAAGCAGCGTGACGAACTGCCAGAAGAGGCGATGATCCGAGCCGGCTTTGACAGCGAGAACCTGGACGAAGTAAATCTCTATAAACCCGTTGGTTGCTCAGAATGCAACGAGGGCTACCGTGGACGAAGCGGTGTTTTTCAGGTGATGCCGTTATCTGAAGAGATTCAACAAATCGTATTGGAAGAAGGCAGTGCGCTAAAAATCGCCAAAGAAGCCGCCAAGGAAGGTGTGCTTGACCTGCGACAAGCGGCACTGCTTAAAGTTGCTCGAGGTGTAACCGACCTCATCGAAATCAACCGTGTAACCAAGGATTAG
- a CDS encoding pilin: protein MTKQIQKGFTLIELMIVIAIVAILVALAVPAYQDYTIRAKVGECINQAAPAKLAVSEYFQSEGNFAGSEAAYGFDTANSESQYCNDLVITPGTGRITVQSTNTGADVDPGAFLTPEDASGAAYNPTSMSGPINWDCTTNGTGALRHLPATCRQ, encoded by the coding sequence GTGACTAAGCAAATTCAAAAGGGTTTCACCCTTATCGAACTGATGATCGTGATCGCGATCGTCGCCATCCTGGTCGCGCTGGCCGTGCCGGCTTACCAGGACTACACCATCCGCGCTAAGGTCGGCGAGTGCATCAATCAGGCAGCACCGGCTAAATTGGCCGTTTCCGAGTACTTCCAGTCAGAAGGCAACTTCGCTGGCTCTGAAGCTGCCTACGGTTTCGACACCGCGAACAGCGAAAGCCAGTACTGCAACGACCTGGTAATTACTCCGGGGACTGGTCGAATCACCGTTCAGTCAACTAACACTGGTGCTGACGTTGACCCGGGCGCCTTCCTGACACCCGAAGACGCGTCAGGTGCCGCTTACAACCCGACGTCAATGTCCGGCCCGATCAACTGGGACTGCACGACGAACGGCACGGGCGCGCTGCGTCACCTGCCGGCTACCTGCCGCCAGTAA
- the egtB gene encoding ergothioneine biosynthesis protein EgtB: MPQPKPTRTQTLADPTTLLAQYQTTRAHTEALAAPLSPEDQMIQSMPDASPTKWHLGHTTWFFETFVLCEHKKGHTPFDEAHKVLFNSYYNGVGEQYPRPKRGMMSRPPLERVMEWRQATDQAMEELLTQASQEQMKAIAPLVTLGIHHEQQHQELLLTDIKHGLWQNPTWPAMFNHDAPAPAAPTKDDTTNAWQTLPEGQYTIGHQGEGFAFDNEGPAHTVHLQAAQLATHPVTNHEWLQFMEDGGYNNALLWLSDGWAWRQQHGITTPLYWRKAEDGQWRHFTLRGDQPLPGAEPVTHISYYEADAYARWQGKRLPTEFEWEATRPKNVTNWEWTASAYAPYPGYQPSKGAVGEYNGKFMINQMVLKGKSGATAPNHSRPSYRNFFYPDARWQFTGLRLAQTPT; the protein is encoded by the coding sequence ATGCCCCAACCCAAACCCACCCGGACCCAGACATTGGCCGACCCCACCACCCTGCTCGCACAATACCAAACCACCCGCGCCCACACCGAAGCCCTGGCCGCCCCCCTGAGCCCCGAAGACCAGATGATCCAGTCCATGCCCGACGCCAGCCCCACCAAGTGGCACCTGGGTCACACGACATGGTTCTTCGAGACGTTTGTATTGTGCGAACACAAAAAAGGCCACACGCCGTTCGACGAAGCCCACAAGGTCCTGTTCAACAGTTATTACAATGGCGTGGGCGAGCAATACCCCCGCCCCAAGCGCGGCATGATGTCCCGGCCGCCGCTGGAGCGGGTGATGGAATGGCGCCAGGCCACCGACCAGGCGATGGAAGAACTGCTGACCCAGGCCAGCCAGGAGCAGATGAAGGCCATCGCCCCCCTGGTCACCCTGGGGATCCACCACGAGCAGCAACACCAGGAACTGCTGCTGACGGATATCAAGCATGGGCTGTGGCAAAACCCCACCTGGCCCGCGATGTTCAACCACGACGCCCCCGCCCCGGCAGCACCGACAAAGGACGACACCACCAACGCCTGGCAAACCCTGCCCGAAGGCCAGTACACCATCGGCCACCAGGGCGAAGGCTTCGCCTTCGACAACGAGGGCCCGGCGCACACGGTGCATTTACAGGCGGCCCAACTGGCCACCCACCCCGTGACCAACCACGAGTGGCTGCAGTTCATGGAAGACGGCGGCTACAACAACGCGCTGCTCTGGCTCTCCGACGGCTGGGCCTGGCGCCAGCAACACGGCATCACCACCCCCCTGTACTGGCGCAAGGCGGAAGACGGCCAATGGCGCCACTTCACCCTGCGCGGCGACCAGCCCCTGCCAGGGGCAGAACCCGTCACCCACATCAGCTACTACGAGGCCGACGCCTACGCCCGCTGGCAGGGCAAGCGCCTGCCCACCGAATTCGAATGGGAAGCCACCCGACCCAAAAACGTCACCAACTGGGAATGGACCGCCAGCGCCTACGCACCCTACCCCGGCTACCAGCCCAGCAAAGGCGCCGTCGGCGAATACAACGGCAAATTCATGATCAACCAGATGGTGCTGAAAGGAAAAAGCGGCGCCACCGCCCCCAACCACAGCCGCCCCAGCTACCGAAACTTCTTCTACCCGGATGCCCGATGGCAGTTCACCGGCCTGCGCCTGGCCCAAACCCCGACATAA
- a CDS encoding type II toxin-antitoxin system RelE/ParE family toxin, with translation MRRVLKRRSFAKWQAGENIRNAVLCNVVLEMERGLIDAVLGESLYKMRVSRPGGGKRSGYRVFVAARLGTRYVFMHGFPKNVRANITRSEKKALQFAGKAFLELTGNALVESLKAGVLLEVDCE, from the coding sequence GTGAGGCGCGTTCTAAAACGTAGAAGTTTTGCGAAGTGGCAGGCTGGTGAAAATATACGAAACGCTGTGTTGTGTAACGTCGTGTTGGAAATGGAGCGGGGCCTGATTGATGCGGTCCTCGGCGAAAGTTTGTACAAGATGCGTGTGTCCCGCCCAGGGGGTGGTAAGCGGAGTGGCTACCGAGTTTTCGTTGCGGCAAGGCTGGGTACTCGGTATGTATTTATGCATGGGTTCCCGAAGAATGTCAGGGCCAATATCACGCGGTCAGAAAAGAAGGCGTTGCAGTTTGCGGGGAAGGCGTTTTTGGAGTTGACGGGTAATGCGCTGGTGGAATCTCTGAAGGCTGGCGTGTTGTTGGAGGTGGATTGTGAGTGA
- a CDS encoding helix-turn-helix domain-containing protein, translating into MSEIIESLRDDLGALHEVGAVDKVTMREFERICPPPVREFSALDIKRLRERLKFSQPVFALHLHTSASTIRKWEQGETRPAGPALKLLNVIADKGLKAII; encoded by the coding sequence GTGAGTGAAATCATTGAGTCGTTGCGCGACGATTTAGGCGCCCTCCATGAGGTTGGCGCAGTCGATAAGGTCACAATGCGGGAGTTTGAGCGTATTTGTCCGCCGCCAGTGCGGGAGTTCAGCGCGCTCGATATCAAACGCCTGCGGGAAAGGCTGAAGTTCAGTCAGCCGGTGTTCGCTCTTCACCTGCATACATCGGCATCGACGATTCGCAAGTGGGAACAGGGCGAGACGCGGCCGGCGGGGCCCGCGTTGAAGTTGCTCAATGTGATTGCTGATAAGGGCTTGAAGGCAATCATCTGA
- a CDS encoding toxin-antitoxin system TumE family protein: protein MGEDQRTARRWIDEASFVETSIVRLSKPLEGSDHPYKYSLALIVGGQCVLRYDNERGKGDHRHEGDIEQAYVFTTLSQLLSDFKSDVRRKLQNG from the coding sequence ATGGGGGAAGATCAACGAACGGCCAGAAGGTGGATAGATGAGGCATCGTTTGTTGAAACGAGCATCGTTCGATTGTCGAAACCGCTCGAAGGTTCAGACCACCCTTACAAGTACAGCCTGGCTCTGATCGTCGGTGGTCAATGTGTACTTCGCTACGACAATGAGCGTGGCAAAGGGGATCACAGGCATGAAGGTGACATTGAGCAGGCTTATGTCTTTACCACGCTGAGCCAACTGTTAAGCGATTTTAAGTCTGACGTCAGGAGGAAGCTTCAAAATGGATGA
- a CDS encoding HVO_A0114 family putative DNA-binding protein, whose protein sequence is MDETTLKIGVRTMDKFFEGVAESVENVGYTTPSLYFPSAEDLFKTLGGRRWEILQALAGQRSVGVRELARLVAREVKSVHRDTEALVAGGVISKADDGKLSFPYTRIVLEPFEFESGRAA, encoded by the coding sequence ATGGATGAAACGACTTTGAAGATTGGCGTGCGGACAATGGATAAGTTTTTCGAGGGTGTTGCTGAGTCAGTTGAAAATGTCGGGTACACCACGCCTTCACTTTATTTTCCCTCTGCGGAAGACTTGTTCAAGACCCTGGGGGGTCGGCGGTGGGAAATCCTTCAGGCATTGGCGGGGCAACGTTCTGTCGGCGTTCGCGAGTTGGCACGGCTGGTCGCGCGGGAAGTCAAGTCCGTGCACCGCGATACCGAGGCATTGGTGGCGGGTGGTGTGATCAGTAAAGCTGATGATGGCAAGTTGAGTTTTCCGTACACGCGTATCGTGCTGGAGCCGTTTGAATTCGAGAGTGGGCGGGCCGCGTAG
- a CDS encoding sigma-54-dependent transcriptional regulator yields the protein MDNQHVLIIDDEPDIRDLLVMTLERMGLRVTAAADLVQARRALGANDFSFCLTDMRLPDGNGLDLVQQIGRDHPDLPVAVITAHGRVEDAVQALKLGAFDFVSKPVDLGMLRKLVNTALRLRADDSTPEQDDDFDAANAPAPIVEPDGELSRLIGNSQAMNRCRQMIRKLARSQAPVLISGASGSGKELAARLIHDLGPRIDGPFIPVNCGAIPTELMESEFFGHKKGSFTGADANKEGLFQAADGGTLLLDEVADLPLHMQVKLLRAIQEKAVRPIGAREEIGVDVRILSATHKALKPLVEEGKFRSDLYFRLNVIELHMPSLAERPDDIPALATHFLKNITAEWDTQAPAISPDAMDALQQHDFSGNVRELINILQRAVTMSEGGAIDPDDLMLEQFDDLHDGANGHANGDAPLPGLDADQSLDTYMEDIEKQMLEEALKKARYNKTRAAEQLGISFRSLRYKLKKYGID from the coding sequence ATCGACAACCAGCATGTCCTCATCATCGACGACGAGCCCGACATCCGGGACCTGCTGGTGATGACGCTGGAACGCATGGGCCTGCGCGTGACCGCCGCCGCCGACCTGGTCCAGGCACGCCGCGCCCTGGGCGCCAACGACTTCAGCTTCTGCCTGACCGACATGCGCCTGCCCGATGGCAACGGCCTGGACCTGGTGCAGCAGATCGGCCGCGACCACCCGGACCTGCCGGTGGCCGTGATCACCGCCCACGGGCGGGTGGAGGACGCCGTGCAGGCCCTGAAACTGGGCGCGTTTGACTTTGTCAGCAAGCCCGTCGACCTGGGCATGCTGCGCAAGCTGGTTAACACCGCCCTGCGCCTGCGCGCCGACGACAGCACCCCGGAGCAGGATGACGATTTTGACGCCGCCAACGCACCGGCTCCCATTGTCGAGCCCGACGGCGAACTGTCACGCCTGATCGGCAACTCCCAGGCCATGAACCGCTGCCGGCAGATGATCCGCAAGCTGGCCCGCAGCCAGGCCCCGGTGCTGATCTCCGGCGCCAGCGGTTCGGGCAAGGAACTGGCCGCGCGCCTGATCCACGACCTGGGCCCGCGCATCGACGGCCCCTTCATCCCGGTCAACTGCGGCGCCATCCCCACCGAGCTGATGGAAAGCGAGTTCTTCGGGCACAAAAAAGGCAGCTTCACCGGCGCCGACGCCAACAAGGAAGGCCTGTTCCAGGCCGCCGACGGCGGCACCCTGCTGCTGGACGAGGTCGCCGACCTGCCCCTGCACATGCAGGTGAAACTGCTGCGCGCCATCCAGGAAAAAGCCGTGCGCCCCATTGGCGCCCGCGAGGAAATCGGCGTGGATGTGCGAATCCTCAGCGCCACCCACAAGGCCCTGAAACCGCTGGTGGAAGAAGGCAAGTTCCGCTCGGATCTCTATTTCCGCCTGAACGTGATCGAACTGCACATGCCCAGCCTGGCCGAGCGCCCCGATGACATCCCCGCGCTGGCCACGCATTTCCTGAAGAACATCACCGCCGAGTGGGACACCCAGGCCCCGGCCATTAGCCCCGACGCCATGGACGCCCTGCAGCAACATGATTTCAGCGGCAACGTGCGCGAGCTGATCAACATCCTGCAACGCGCCGTGACCATGAGCGAAGGCGGCGCCATCGACCCCGACGACCTGATGCTCGAGCAGTTCGACGACCTGCACGACGGCGCCAACGGCCACGCCAACGGCGACGCCCCCCTGCCCGGCCTGGATGCCGACCAGTCGCTCGACACCTACATGGAAGACATCGAAAAACAGATGCTCGAAGAGGCGCTGAAAAAGGCCCGCTACAACAAGACCCGCGCGGCGGAGCAGCTGGGCATCAGCTTCCGGTCGCTAAGGTACAAGCTGAAGAAGTACGGGATCGACTAG
- a CDS encoding two-component system sensor histidine kinase NtrB, with product MQKIADFTGYPLSPALTLRVLRYLNGFRLFVALALGAAFIGGLLTQGINFTNTTLAAAVLLVYFGFAVVFIIVRPQDEQGVRDMALQSLLLDVLLMALLLNTFDGLAVLLVFTGAAAGIVLPLRLALLIAGLASLAVLSGPTIAYMGGATSADDFLTGGVFGVIIFIITTLTHILANWAREFRLIAEQQLLTLTRLEQINELVIRRLRSGVLAVGPDGHIKMMNESAWFLLGSPPAARRALEDISPELKRALDEWMGDPRLEPETLNLNASQAQVVPKFVSVPAGNEISVVVFLEDNDVVSQRALEMSSVSLARLSTSIAHEVRNPLSAISHAAQLLEEDDGLTADQDKLITIIRNNVKRTNGIIENILQMSRREKSQHEIFAIAPWLEELREEFNTAYRDYPFRLELPRGNPEETGKLSVMFDRSQLHQVLWKLMENALQHLGDNRHRPELVLRLGHEHDSGFCKVSVEDNGEGIEEEKMVDIFQPFYTTRKEGSGLGLYIARQLVEANQAELTVDSDPGERTRFHVRMTLAGGGASIIDLNAFREGP from the coding sequence TTGCAGAAGATTGCCGATTTCACCGGCTACCCCTTATCCCCCGCGCTGACGCTGCGCGTGCTGCGCTACCTGAACGGCTTCCGCCTGTTCGTGGCGCTGGCTTTGGGCGCGGCATTTATCGGCGGCCTGCTCACCCAGGGCATCAACTTCACCAACACCACGCTGGCCGCCGCCGTGCTGCTGGTCTACTTCGGTTTTGCCGTGGTGTTCATCATCGTGCGCCCGCAGGACGAGCAGGGCGTGCGCGACATGGCACTGCAGTCGCTGCTGCTGGACGTGCTGCTGATGGCGCTGCTGCTGAACACCTTCGACGGCCTGGCCGTGCTGCTGGTGTTCACCGGCGCCGCCGCCGGTATCGTGCTGCCGCTGCGCCTGGCGCTGCTGATTGCCGGCCTGGCCTCGCTGGCGGTGCTGTCCGGCCCCACCATCGCCTACATGGGTGGCGCTACCAGCGCCGACGACTTCCTCACCGGCGGCGTCTTCGGCGTCATCATCTTCATCATCACCACACTCACGCATATCCTGGCCAACTGGGCGCGCGAGTTCCGCCTGATCGCCGAGCAGCAGCTGCTGACGCTGACCCGGCTGGAGCAGATCAACGAGCTGGTCATCCGCCGGCTGCGCTCCGGCGTGCTGGCCGTGGGCCCCGACGGCCACATCAAGATGATGAACGAGAGCGCCTGGTTCCTGCTGGGCAGCCCGCCCGCGGCCCGGCGCGCGCTCGAAGACATCAGCCCGGAACTGAAACGCGCCCTGGACGAGTGGATGGGCGACCCGCGGCTGGAGCCCGAGACCCTTAACCTGAACGCCAGCCAGGCGCAGGTGGTGCCCAAGTTCGTCAGCGTGCCGGCCGGCAACGAGATTTCCGTGGTGGTCTTCCTGGAAGACAACGACGTGGTCAGCCAGCGCGCGCTGGAGATGTCGTCGGTGAGCCTGGCGCGGCTGTCCACCAGCATCGCGCACGAGGTGCGCAACCCGCTCAGCGCCATCAGCCACGCCGCCCAGCTGCTGGAGGAAGACGACGGCCTGACCGCGGACCAGGACAAGCTGATCACCATCATCCGCAACAACGTCAAGCGCACCAACGGCATCATCGAGAACATCCTGCAGATGTCGCGGCGAGAGAAGAGCCAGCACGAGATCTTCGCCATCGCGCCGTGGCTGGAAGAGCTGCGCGAGGAATTCAACACCGCCTACCGCGACTACCCGTTCCGCCTGGAACTGCCACGCGGCAACCCGGAAGAGACCGGGAAGCTGTCGGTGATGTTCGACCGTAGCCAGCTGCACCAGGTGCTGTGGAAGCTGATGGAGAACGCCCTGCAGCACCTGGGCGACAACCGCCATCGCCCCGAGCTGGTGCTGCGCCTGGGCCACGAGCACGACTCCGGCTTCTGCAAGGTGAGCGTGGAGGACAACGGCGAAGGCATCGAGGAAGAGAAGATGGTGGACATCTTCCAGCCCTTCTACACCACCCGCAAGGAAGGCTCGGGCCTGGGGCTGTACATCGCCCGCCAGCTGGTGGAAGCCAACCAGGCCGAACTCACGGTAGACTCCGACCCCGGTGAACGCACCCGTTTCCACGTGCGCATGACGCTGGCCGGCGGCGGCGCCAGCATCATCGACCTCAACGCCTTCAGGGAGGGCCCATGA